The genomic DNA TGGAGCGACCTTGGTGGTGCTGTGTGGCGTAGCCCGATAGGCGCGGAGGAATCTGTATACTTCCTGCTTGAAATTTGATCTCGTTAGCTGGCTGATTTGATAGAGTTTCTTCAGTATCCTCATAAATTGCTCGGCCTCCGCGTTGGCTTGCGGGTTCAGGGGTGTCTTCCGCTCATGACGAAAGCCCAAATACTGGCTGAAATCACTGAAATCTTTCCCATTGAACGGGGGTCCGTTATCACTGCTTACCGACACGGGTATGCCAAGCGAGGCAAAGGTTTTGTCCAGCTTGGGTATCACTGCTCTGGCACTGGTCGAGGTCAAGAACTCTACCTCTGCCCATCTGGACTGCTTGCAAATGGTGACCAGAAGGTACTCCCCGGTATGAATTGGGCCCCAGAAGTCCATAGCAACCTCTTTCCATGGTTCGTTGGGCATGGGTGTCATGCGCAGTGGCTCTTGCTCCTGTGATACAGTGACTACTTGGCAAGGGTGGCAGTGCTGGATGTGCGCTTCCACCATCCTGTCCAACCCTGGGAACCACACTCTGGTACGTAGGTACTCCTTGGTCTTGGTGATGCCCTGATGGCCTTCATGCGCGAGCTTCACCACCTTATCACGCAAGGACTTGGGTACTACTATTCGCGCTCCTCATACTACGAGCCCTCCTACGACAGCTAGCTCCGTGAAGATGGAGTCATACTGCGGCCCTAGCGCGCCCTTCTCTCGAACAGTGAAGTATCCTCTAGCTATGGCTTCCTTCAGGCTTGAGAGTTCCATGTCTACAAGCGTTTCCTCCAGCAACTCCTGCCAGGTAACTGCTTCTGGTACTGACGAGTTCACAATCGCCATGATATCCTTCTCAAATTCACCCTCGGTCTCTCTAAGCTCAAACTCCGCTTGCTTACTGCTGGGATGATCCTGCTGTGCAGCCAACGGCTCTGGGTGCCGGGAGTTGTAGTCTGCTTCATTGTTCTCATACCCTGCCTTCTTTGCTTGCCTTGTTACACATGCGGGCAAAGTGGTTCAAACGTCCACACTTGAGGCATCTCCTTCCAGTGGCTGGGCATACATTCCTACCACCATGTGCCTCATTACCACACTTCGTGCAGCCGGGCCTGCCCTGAGCCTGAGCGCGGCCAGCGGTTTGATCTAGGCCCTTACTTCTCATGCTGTATCGTCCTGGTCTCGTTACTCGTTTCACCTCAGGATCGTCCTTAGCCTGGCTGTGAACTGTATCACCACCTTTCATCATCTGACGGCCTTCTCTAGCTACCTCAAAAGACTTGGCTGTTTCCCTTACCGATTTAAGATCGCCATTCTTCCTAATGATTTCGCTTCGAAGCTCGTTGTTGTCGGTTTTGACTACTGTCAGCATGATGATAGCATTGTCTAGCGTGATGGGGAAGTCACAATGAAGCGCCTGCTCCCTGCATTTGGTCTCGAAATCAGCAAAGTACATATCGGGTGACCATTCGGTGTTGAACAACTTGTACAACTCCAAAGTGTTGTTGCGGTTTGCCTTGAAGTGTTGATCCAACTTTTCAATGTGCGACTTGTAATCCGTAGGCTGTTCCGGCAGTGTTTGAATTAACTTCTGTAATTCCTCTCCACCAACTAGCAACAGTAAGTCGAGCTTGTCGTCGTTTGTGACTGCCATCCATCGAGTGGCTCGCTCGAAGCGATCCTGCCACAACTGCCATGCCTTTTCTCGTTGCCCTGGCTCTCCAGCCAAACTCAAAGCTCCCACGCTTGCTCGCACGCTAGCCAGAATTCCTGACTTTCCTTTTTGGCTATTTGCTGCTTGCTCGGTCATTTTGtgttatcctcgtcgccaatttaATAGTCTACGACACTGTCATGGTGGCACAAACTGAACGAAAAATCACAGGCCTAGTGCCCAGTCCTAACGGTACGATACTACAGAATTGTATGCAAATAGGtaacattttgaaaaagaaaggaaatttgCGGCAGAACAATATTTAAATTCTTCTTGCTCTTGTTTTAGATAATCAAGGAGGTTGGCTTTGATGGAGACTTCAAACAGTTTTTGGAAATGCTGAGGATAGAAAAACGCTTTTATTATGATACGAAAGTAAGTTGCTTTTTTCCACACCACTTTGGACAAGATCAAGCAGTGCATTAATTACTACAGCGGTATGATTTGActggttttgttgttttctcttgtaGGAAGAATTATTGAATGGCTATAAAAATCTGTGTGACAATATCATCAAGCCAAAGTTAAAGGATTATTTCAAGCAGATGCCAAAGATGCAATTTGAGTAAATAGTGTTTTAGTCATCAGTTTGTATAGCATTCACCCTCCACCACCAATTTATGGCCAATTTATGATCATTGTGTATTTTATGCATGTGTAAGGTTATTTTGTAATTCCTTTATGTGATCTTTGTTTGATCTGCTCTGGGATGATTCTGCAAATGCATGAGCATAATTTGTTGAGTTAGGGTCAtgaaatgaaagtgaaaaaggTCATTGTAGTTACCAGTAGATATGCAACTGAATCCTGGATTTTTTTGGGGGTTGCCTGGGTTGCTTATCAAACTGCAACATTtgatcttttaattttaatttcatgtcCATTCAGCACTTGAAATATGTGACAttcaatatattttaaaagttaTGTCATTTAAGTTCGACTAACCAAATTCAAAGTAATTCGGCTCAAGGGAAGATTGTGTTGTTTGCCATTTGCAAGCTGAAACTGCATGGTTTGGTTCTGCGGCTCCTGTACGTGTAGTTCAACTTTTATGGAATCATTCCCGAATGGAAATTTTTGGGAAGCTGGGGATGTTCTCCTGGTCTAATTTAATCAAATTGAATGAGGAAGTCTGAAATGTAGGAAAACCACTAGGAAAATCTAATGGAACAAACTATCCGTGTTGGAAATTTTATATTTTGGACAACACCTTAGAGCAATTCCGTAAAATTCTGAAACTTTTTGGTTGGGTCTAGTATTAAACCACCATCTCGAATTTTGCGCGAGCTAGGCTTTTATGGGTTTCTTTAAATATAATGTGAACCAATTATTAAAGAGAAGCAAAAAGCATGGTAAAAACTCTCCAGCACCAATCGAGGTAGGCATTGACGGTACTTGTGTGTGGTACTCTTGAATTGAGAGGAATATGAAAGAGACAGGTGACATTCAAGAGAGTGTGAAGTAATGGAGCGAATCCCTATATATTTGCTATATTCCAATGAAAGTTATTTCAAATCTATTAATTCAGTGTCATATACTGCATCGTTGTTATAAGGAATAAGTACAACACCTCATTAGTCAGTATGTGTGAAACTGGACCGTGATTGCCCGTTTCCCCCCTTTGTAAGTctttttttaagcaaacaacctacaatattcaggtgtGTAAAACTCCACATTCTggtgagtaccctctgtttgataCAGTGTGATCCCCCCTTTGggaaatcctggctacgccccctCGGGAACACCCAACAAATGTGCTTTTCTAGTAATTAATCTATGGATGAGATCGCACATCAGCCAATGTACAGGCGCCGGTGGCAGCCgttatcagtccattagcgatctcacccaacTCACCCAAaccatgaatgaatgaatgaatgaaatgaggcctgaccacaacattGGGAACTCCATGCCTTGCCTGAAGTACAGTGGTTTCGCCCTCGTGACACTTGCTTACTGTGTAAATGATTTGCAAAGATCTTTCCTTCATCTCaatcttaatttctttgctatATTGTTTCCTTTATTAGGATAAAGGAAACCCCAGCTGAGTCAGCACCCGTCGCCCCTGCTGCATACTATCTTGGTCCGTCTGATGATGGTACGAGGCCTGGGATATTCTTCGTAAACACGTACAAACACGATACAAGGTAAACTAAAAttctttcctgaaaaaaaaaatcaagtacTTTTTTCTTCGTTTATAGAGTTTAAAGCTGAGCTATCTTAGTTTTTTTGGTATATCAATTAAGCAAGTGTCAACTCCTTGATGTTCAATCAATAATTAATTGATCAATCGATCCATGCGATCTGTCAAACACATTCTTTTATTGGCCCGCGTGTTTTGACCCAGAAACCCAGAGACCAAAACCCAAAGAACCCGTATATAGAGAGAGCGAGGACTAGAAATGATTTTTCGTTGGAGGAAAGCATTgaaaaaatgtttgattttcaTGATTGGGACGCGCAAAGGGTTAACAGTTGCTCTCGTGAAAATCAGGAAAAGGTACAAGAAGACGCGTAAAGGATCAATGTGAAAATCATAAAACTAAAGACTATGATTTCACCGCTGGAGGGTATTTTAAATCCTATTAACGAGGGATTTGTGTTGTATATAAACTCAATCCCAGCTTCATTATTCATGAGCCCAACTCTTCCCTGTTAATTTATGAAGCCCTGCCCAGGCTTTCAGTTTCTTCAATGTGCAATGCACCAGTATGTATATAAGGCAAAGCGTGATAATAGAACATTGATAAATCCGGATGAACGCTATGCGCACATCCCTTAAGTAAGTGAAGGTCGttaatgtcaaagaaatttGTTGAATCTATGTATTGTCGTTATGCTTAATGAGAAAAAGatagaagaaaaagaaatagtACAAACGATGCGCATGATGTGAAAGCAAAAGAGGAGAGAAACGAGGTAACACAGATTATTGTGAAATCACAAAGAAGGGGTTTTTAAGCTGCGGAACCAAATCAGTGGTTGGGTAAAACCTTTGGCGTAAAAATTGAATGCATGCAAACACTTTTAACGTGGTGAGtttattatgttttttgtaGACCAAAGTATGAAATGGTGTCTCTTGCCCTTCACGAAGCAGTTCCAGGACATCACTTGCAGGTATGTTTGCAGTCTTTTTTTCGTCCcctttcttttttattgtcCACTGCCAGTAGAAGGAACCAGGGATTTACTCCTGACGCGAGCTCTGGTTTTGGTGTAAGTTATAGATAACTTAGAGCACGTTGTAAGACAACCACTGGATGGACTTATTTGGGGGCTATCATCGGGTTGTCTAGCAAGTAACCGATGTACACTGTATTATAATGGCCAGTACCTGTTAAATTATTCAGTCTGAATAACTTGCATCATTAAAGGATTTGCCCTTCTGGCCGTATGGTTTTTATGCAATCACTCACTACAGTGCTGTTAAATGTACGTCATATATATTTAAGGTGCTCAGAGACTGATTGTACCATAATATTGATTGCATTTCTTTTAGACTGCATTTGCCATGGAGCAGACTGATCAGCCTTCGTTTAGGCGCTATGTCGAAGACAGACGATACTATGAAGCACCGGCTCGTTTTGCATTGCACACTGCCTACATGGAGGTTTGTTTCTATAGAACTTTGATATAGGTTTTgcatcaacaataatttgttaATGCTCTTTGAATTTTTGCTGCTTTCAAATCCAGTTACATATGATGTGACAACCGTTTTTAACCTCTAGGAAGTATTTCAAAAGTGTACTACCTCCAGGTGAGGAATCAGATTCTACAACAATAACAAGAGTTTTGATTTGCTTTGGGTTTGCTTCAGGGATGGGGCCTTTATTGCGAATATCTCGGTGAGGAGATGGGCTTATACAAAGATCCTTACGATTTGTGAGTATTATTTTTTCGAGAATGAAGGGCAGGGTTTGGCTGTCTACAGTTTCATGCGGCTTTATCTTTCGTTGtccatttccctttttttcttttactgtgGGTCCTAAAAGGCCCGGGTCAACTGTTGTTTGGACAAAAGAGGCTGTTTTCATAGACGGAAGAAGAATCTACAGAGTgaaacaaattttgtcttggTTTACGGGAAGAAAACTCGTTTATGGTTATGTTTCATATTAGGCCGAGTTCGATTtatcaatattcaggcatggctacgaggcGGTATGGTcaaattggccatttccgagttcatctctggctcctcttcaaagcaagtctaattGCGAAgcttttcttatgaaaattagtttcattcatgtgtaaagtagaactaattaccatcacaaaaacttggcATTTGGACTCGCTTAGAAGAGAGGACGCAGACGCGACTTCGGAAATGTCGTATTTCACGGCTCAGTGCTGTCTTCTTTGTCTCTCAAGTCTAAATtaagggagatttctaaacaaaatgaTATTCAATTTTGACCATAAATCCTCGGAGCCATATTGGTACAGCGATTGCCCAGCCGCCGCCATGGGTATTTTCTTGTTCCTGTTGCGAGGATCTTCTTAGTGAAAGTAGTTTACATAGTGTTCAGATCTCGTCTCAAGGAAGATTCTATCACTATGAAAGTCAATATTCCCCGCTAGGATGAACCAAATACTGGATCTTCTTTGTGCCAACGTCTTCTTAACAATCATGTAAGCAACCTATAATCAACAGCAAGTTAATAATGTCTTTGTTTGCTGATATTTTATGCTTGGGTCGTACAGCTGTAATCGCGAACTAACCGGCCCAGGTTAGTCTTGATACGTCCTTACATGATCAAGTCACCCGGGGAGTGACAGATGGTTTTTGCGCCAAAATAATTCCAAGAGAACGCGTATTGTGCACACAGTATTCTGATTATTCCATCCATTTTGCTGTCGGGAGCAGAGTGAACTGGATGTTCTCATTCTGTAAAGGAAATGGTTTATTGTtctagccccccccccccccccaaaaaaaaaagcaccatTATTTATGAAGTTTGTTGCATTGCAGGTTTGGTAGGTTATCATGTGAGATACTTCGTGCATGTAGATTGGTAGTCGACACAGGGATGCATGCCTTGGGGTAAGAtaagaatgaatgaatgaatgaatcaattaatcaatcacttactcaatcaatcaatcaatcaatcaatcaatcactcaCTCGCTCAATAAATAaagcaatcaatcaatcaatcaatcaatcaatcaatcgtttaTTTACCTTGGAGAGTTCATGAGCTACAAAGCTCGTTCAACCATATAAGAGATCAGGCGTCGTTGGTCTCTCTAGATTTTCATCATCCCGCCTTATTGAGGAATTATGTCAGTAGCCCATAACCCTAAAGTCtcgatctgcgatggaatgcGTCCCATCAGTTTTTGGTATTATCCATTTTTTTAGGACGGCTGCTGCTAGATTTTTGCAGGGGAAAAAACGTGGCGGTATTGCGTTCCGTGCACAATTCATGATTTTGCTTTCAGCACGAGCAATCCACGAGCGGCTGCTTGGACGTAGACCAATGAGAGGTGTTGTAGTCATCAgacgcaatctgattggccataattTAGCGGGACCCGCATTGTTAGATAGTACAGTAAATCGATGGGCCAAGgccaaatgagagagatcgaAACTTCCGGGTTATGAACCTCTGATTTTGTCTAATCTTTACTTTTCATCTATCCTCTGCTTGTCTAGTGTATGTTGCCTTTGTTACATTTCCGTACAAGTCTACATTTTAGAGTTGTAATCCTTGGGCATGCTACTTCCATCCCCCTGTTTCTACTTAAATCGTGTTCGGTTGCTAAAACTGCCGCTGGGTTCTCTCGCTACCTTAAACTCAACGTGGAGTCCGTGAAGGGGTCTCTCTACTTTTCTCTTTGGAATTCTTGTAGAATAATGAAGAAAGCTATTTGCGTTTTTCGTCAAGGCCCAATAATAATCTTATACTTGTAGCGTTTTCtagtgtctttaaaatgtaattGTATTGACATTAGCTATGGATAGGTTATTCAAATTTCCCTttgtgaaaagctgatgctctGTAGCGAGATTTATAATCTGAATTGCTATAGATTTGGAAGTGTGAAGCGCTAGCAACTGCCTCGTGTTATTTGTTTTACCTTTCAGATGGAGTCGACAAAAGGCAGTAGATTTCATGGTGGAAAACACTGCTATGTCTCTTCATAACGTGAATACAGAAATTGATCGTTACATCATCTGGCCAGGACAGGTTGGTATGATAGCCCTCCCCGCGTGTATACTGTAAACGGTACCAGTCGTATTGCATCTTATGCATACTGGTGTGCATTACGTTGTAGGCTTGTGCATACAAAGTCGGTGAAATCAAGATTAAAGAACTTCGAaagaaagcagaaaagaaactGGGTACGTCCAGCTAAATTAAGAGgtgttttcactttttgtcCAATGTACAAGTAATATACGGATCAGCTTTAGATTTGATCATATTCTCAGACAGTATGGGCGCTTCAACAGGCCAATTGACTATTTTCACTATCGCATAATGCGATAccttttttttggaggggggggggggggcggggcggGGGCGGGGCGGTATTTACGtaaaaacaattaacaattattggacgaaaTTGAGCAAAATATGGTGATTTGTCaggaagccgaaggctgaggaaaataattgatctgcgagacactcaCAAATCACCATATTTTGCGGTAGccgaggtcaataattgttttatcattcgatcaccgagtttgtttttttgtttttgtttccgagaagccgtaagtctttccttgagatactctggaaatacgttgagtgcaacttttgctcctttcttagtattctcactgttctttcgatcaactaaagaCGTCGAATCATTCTGACAGCtcggggaaccgatctgccattttctcacaagagcgtgatgtcaactgcgcatgagcagaatattatttgcagcaaaacacttatttgtaggcagttatttgcaggtcgcgttgtgggctctcggccaatgaaaaggaatgacaaaatacatcgaatgataatacaagttatttactcttgagAGTGCATCATGCTTTAGTGAACTGAATAGCtcttgttttaatgcaaataccctccccccctccccccccccaaatgaactgtattatgggattggtgaaaaaagCGAATCAGCGGGGCGAACTATACCGTGCATCCCGTTAAATctgaaagtttgtttttgttacttgATTCCAGAATCAATAGATTTATttaatatcttactaacctcgcccgaaagaaagagaaagggaaaaaaatgggCCAGGGCGCAGCTATTACAACACATCTCGAGACTGGTTCACACAAAAACATACGCAACGGAAACAATGGGCCTTAATCCTAAACAGAGTAGAGTCTCACGCTTTTTTCTTGTTAATGTATCCTGCGTAGCAAGCGCTAATAGGGGAGAGGATGCAGAGGAAGAGGTAGAGCGAGTGCAGAAATGGAAGTGGACTGGGGAGAGGAGGGTGCGCGAGATAAAGGTCGTGTTCTAtcgggatcaaccgtttcaaccgcaaccgATTTAGGTTGAGGCACTTGagttttcccaatagaacactattccaaccgttttcggttgaaacgcggtaactcctgggtATAGTTCTTACCAGACTtaccaatgctttttcaaccaaaaaccgaaaacggttttttttccGAATGGAACACTAAAAAcccaaccaaaccaaccgactaaaaacggttgatcccaatagaacacgacttAAGTGTAGTGCTGGAGTGCTGAAAAACGCAAAACAAAGCAATCACGAAAGTTCTTTGGTACGAAATTGAATATCGCACTTATGGGAAGGAAATACCACTCATGTAAATAAGCTAACTAGTTTACTAGGAGTGTTACGGAGATCATACGTTCCATTTCTTCCCAGGATTCTGACTTCCTCAGTTTCCGATTGTCCCGTTTTCAAGCAATTATCCTATAATCATCATTACACCACTACTATAAATACTTGCCTTATCACTTATTTGATATTATACTTGATTGCTTTCTTTTCAGGGGAGAAGTTTAATGTCAAAGATTATCACCATGTTTTTCTGTCCGCTGGTCCGATGGGTCTAGACACTTTGGAAGAGGCTGTGGACGAGTACATTGAAACCACACTGGCATAGTTGTAAGAAAATTGTAGTGGGAGTACGCAAAGGGGACATGATGTGTTAATGCACTGGATATCATATATTTAGCtttgaaaaaatcaaatttctCAAATCACATACTGTATTATTCATTCCTTACACCCCAAACAGTCAACAACGAAACAAACGATAAAGAAAGACAAGATCGAatgtagactgatataaatgATTATAGATATTTTTAACATCATGCGTTGTATGGAAAGTGTGCCAGTGTGACTGTATTGCGTTCTCATTCAGAGACTCTACAAATTCATAAATCATGATTTCGTTGAATAAGAAGGAAACAAGTACTCTTAtgaaccaggagcccatcacccggagcgtgcaacctAACTATACtagtgcaacggcgttttcacaagtaaggttatttttagattgaatttcccactaatgagactcccacaggagcccgatgaccaattacaagaaattaagctgacgtcatagggtcaccgaaccgtaactgactttgttttttgacctaattcgcgggaagggctagtctaaaaataaacctacttgtgaaaacgccgtttcacagacgctgtatggaagttgcacgctccaggatgggctcctgtatGAACTCATAAATTTCGAGAATGATTTAAGGGGGATGGCTCTTACCTACCAAACTGTTGCTCTGGACTCCTTCAAAtagccatttctttaattcttttaactctacagttatccttttttgcctagtgttttttatttaacatttctttgtctggttcaaatcacaaccacatttggtaaatcacgtgaccaaaacagtaaATGCCTAAAAACTTAGCGAGTTAAAtatgttttccacaaatttttaacgcaaaagtGTGAGAACATTCTagcacaaaatctgtagcatggattttaaaagaaatcatttctcaaaataattatgacgtcataaggccctcccttgatacacttttcaaaatatcagttccattttttgtcgaaatagaaattccatgctacagtttacgaaaaatgatgggacagatcccatccggtgaaaaaagtgcctcttcctttcgtttcctgagagcttttacctgttttacactgaaacgtacggcagaggactgggactagttgcgcatgcgcgttctgattgaagtgatgtcacatttctattgaaaacgttacttcatagaaccatccatggAACCTTTTTgcagggctctttgactaaaaagctttcttagcaaccattgtTTTTCTGTAGTGAAGTGCCACCCCcccttaaacttaaaaaaaaccttgCCCTCTTTATTGACCCACCTTTATACAACCACACTTGAATAGATCCGCCCTTACCGATTGATCGCAGGAAAAAGTGTATGACTTTTAGGGGTGTTTCGgccattatttctttttttaccgaaaaaaattGTGGTTTATAAGCTGTTTCAGTTTCCTTTAAAAGAATTATTGGTCTGTCTCTTGAATAGATTTACTATGATTTTCTTTAAAGGCTTTAAACAGAAAAGACATACATTCGTCAaggcatagttaatagacgggaatggttgtgaaacccgacaaattctttgttgtaggtttttgttctcttttttggccttgaccgtgcacaaaacacaatagttgtttactccatactgatgaactaaccaatagaaacgtgttggtgacgtaattcatgcatagtgtatgagcgcaaaacaaaacattgtgcacggtcgtggacttccCAACCTAAAtattggcatctttgtttgctcctttgatgtttgccgagctttaAAACCAGTCTCCTCTATTATTGTCAAGGACGCAACGCGGCTTAGTGCCCAGGCCCCAGGTAATCAAACGATGGATcgcgctatccagtggataagtacgAAATCAATTGCGgcatccattggatagtgatttatccgggtGGATAGCGTtctccaccctttgaacaactgcggCTAGGCCACTAAATTTGCGCATGCCACGTGTTCAACTCTTGCTCGTAAATAAACATGTTGTATGGACTCCTCTTTCGGTTGTAAGTCTTAAAGATGACAAGTTTACTTCGCCCGTTTCTCTCTTCAAATGGCCTCGCAAGTTTTAGCTACCATTGTGCAataaatgcataaatggcggccaaaagtgtattctttttttgtgtgtgtgctAACTAGACTCACTAGCTTTGCTCTCaagcaaaatttcttttgtattttgtctcTGCAAACGacgctagtgaggctaatttgcacatgaACAAAATAATATGTTTTTGTCCgtcatttatgcattcggtatATTGTATAGTCGATTAACTCATTGTTGGATACGGGGAAGTTTTTTAGCCTTCCCCTGATTCATTGACGTTTTTCGTAGCTTGACATTGACACCAAGACCTCTTCCATGGTATTACAAAGCTAAGCAATTCCGGTTTTCTTATTCGTAAATCCTATTCGTACGTGGTGACTCAGTTCGCCGTGGGCGTTTAAGCCAGATCGTACCTCTGCTTTAGCGCCAAGAGAACCTTGCATTTTCAGCTGTGAGCTCATCGCGTTTGCATTTAGGATCATGTAGCAATTTCTGACAAAATGCGTATTTATTTCGATGTTGGTTTGGTGCTCAGGTACCCATTTTTGGGCTCCTCGTTTGGGCGCAACTTTTTTACCCACCGTGAAGTACAAATGCAACCTGTATGGGCGCATCTTTTACCGAGCCATTAAATTTAGAGGCTGTTTGGTATCCATTTCCATAGGGCAATTGTCTTCGCTCTGACCCGTTTCGTttacagataaaaaaaaaaaacaacaacaacaaataaataaaatgtaaGTGCAGCTTTTACCTTTGGTGTAATCAAACCGAGAGTTTAATTGACCACTGTTAAATTTTCGCTGCGAACAGCCTTTTTTCTCCCCCATACGCCCTGTTGTTTGTTTTGACCAATTTACGTACTTGTTGTCTTAGTAGCTAAAATCACCGCGTTTCGAAACGTAAGTCGTGTTCTATCGGTATCAACCGTTTGAACCGCAACTGATTCAGGCTGAAGCGGctgaggtttcccaatagaacactttttcaaTCGTTTTTTCGGTGAAAACacggtaactcctgggaatagtcaTTACCAGACCTCTCAGCGTTGTCACGTTGAGGGAAAACAACTTGCCTGGAGCCCGAGGCCGACTTGGAAAAGCCCGCGTAAACGGCAGCGGTCGCTACCCATGTTTTTTCGACCATTTCAAcctatttaaaaaatatttgaaaaaatacaaactaggttacactggtggtttaaaatataatatattacaataaaaaatgtttcCAACGTTTCGGTCGCAATCACGGACCTTCTTCAGGGGAGGTGAaagaaaaaccacacaaaagcaCAGATATAAACAAGACGctgattaaaaaattcaagATAAGTGAATATAAGTAAGATAAGTAAGATAAGTAACTCGTGG from Montipora capricornis isolate CH-2021 chromosome 2, ASM3666992v2, whole genome shotgun sequence includes the following:
- the LOC138019907 gene encoding uncharacterized protein isoform X3, which produces MESVEVENILRSFWEWRLTESPEFATQIGLHTLDSRLDDYSLEAYARRQDDCQEFLKKLNTVGSLELSKADNLNVKLLQREIESFLEGSKHKSHLFPLINLEGPQLEFSRLISWMKFETKEDYEKYFSRLNAFQAQASEFIALLEEGVRTGYVPPHLTVDQVPDQIVKVLNATFMDHNPLFAPLKKFPDALSENERESFRKRGVRLIEEIVKPSFKKIYDYYVNTYLPQSRQSIPCTDLPSGMAFYDQVLKFHTACELTAQEVHDLGQNEVKQIRSRMDEIIKEVGFDGDFKQFLEMLRIEKRFYYDTKEELLNGYKNLCDNIIKPKLKDYFKQMPKMQFEIKETPAESAPVAPAAYYLGPSDDGTRPGIFFVNTYKHDTRPKYEMVSLALHEAVPGHHLQTAFAMEQTDQPSFRRYVEDRRYYEAPARFALHTAYMEGWGLYCEYLGEEMGLYKDPYDLFGRLSCEILRACRLVVDTGMHALGWSRQKAVDFMVENTAMSLHNVNTEIDRYIIWPGQACAYKVGEIKIKELRKKAEKKLGEKFNVKDYHHVFLSAGPMGLDTLEEAVDEYIETTLA
- the LOC138019907 gene encoding uncharacterized protein isoform X1 codes for the protein MESVEVENILRSFWEWRLTESPEFATQIGLHTLDSRLDDYSLEAYARRQDDCQEFLKKLNTVGSLELSKADNLNVKLLQREIESFLEGSKHKSHLFPLINLEGPQLEFSRLISWMKFETKEDYEKYFSRLNAFQAQASEFIALLEEGVRTGYVPPHLTVDQVPDQIVKVLNATFMDHNPLFAPLKKFPDALSENERESFRKRGVRLIEEIVKPSFKKIYDYYVNTYLPQSRQSIPCTDLPSGMAFYDQVLKFHTACELTAQEVHDLGQNEVKQIRSRMDEIIKEVGFDGDFKQFLEMLRIEKRFYYDTKEELLNGYKNLCDNIIKPKLKDYFKQMPKMQFEIKETPAESAPVAPAAYYLGPSDDGTRPGIFFVNTYKHDTRPKYEMVSLALHEAVPGHHLQTAFAMEQTDQPSFRRYVEDRRYYEAPARFALHTAYMEEVFQKCTTSRFGRLSCEILRACRLVVDTGMHALGWSRQKAVDFMVENTAMSLHNVNTEIDRYIIWPGQACAYKVGEIKIKELRKKAEKKLGEKFNVKDYHHVFLSAGPMGLDTLEEAVDEYIETTLA